From Bacillus sp. Bos-x628, the proteins below share one genomic window:
- a CDS encoding sensor histidine kinase, protein MGKKKVTLQTKILVLIIVLLLFVIALLTICFGFLQTSERQGQAEQLAVQTARTISYMPPIKTSVATSTASQNEEQAVLEQMKEQVSAHAIFITNQKGKVLFHTNRKHVGRNLSLSEGRSTLLFGGTSISAGDSDGDTVIRGSAPMIKETGQHEEIIGTVTVEFLKREIDQATAHQLMKLSYMALLVLLSGIFGAIFLTRSIRKDTLGLEPHEIASLYRERQAMLIAIKEGIIAFDRKGTITMMNTSAEKMLHVSSELPLHIDQVLPKANLLSYLTLETIEPNIETVVKDKTFVLNVKKVVQENRVFGGIVSFREKTELTKLLDTLTEVSQYSEDLRAQTHEFSNKLYAILGLLELKQFDEAIELIKEEYTLQNRQHDVLMKQIRSPKIQAILLGKLGKASEKKVHFHIDENSSLEPLPPHMSLSHFITIIGNLVDNAFEAVLNKERREVDLFITDIGFDIIIEVSDSGDGVNEEELKHIFTRGHSSKGEGRGYGLANVKEVLDELGGWIEVTNQKEGGAIFTVYIPKGIEGE, encoded by the coding sequence ATGGGCAAGAAAAAAGTTACACTACAAACGAAAATATTGGTTCTGATTATCGTGCTTTTGCTCTTTGTCATTGCTTTATTGACCATTTGTTTTGGGTTTCTTCAAACATCAGAAAGGCAGGGACAAGCTGAACAGCTTGCGGTGCAAACCGCTAGGACCATTTCATATATGCCGCCAATTAAAACATCGGTGGCAACATCAACAGCGTCTCAAAATGAAGAGCAGGCTGTACTTGAGCAAATGAAGGAGCAAGTGTCAGCACACGCAATCTTTATCACCAATCAAAAAGGAAAGGTGCTTTTTCATACGAACCGTAAACATGTAGGGAGAAACCTCAGTTTATCTGAAGGGAGGAGTACCTTACTGTTTGGGGGGACTTCCATTTCTGCTGGTGATTCTGACGGTGATACCGTTATAAGAGGTAGTGCTCCGATGATAAAGGAAACTGGGCAACATGAAGAAATAATCGGGACAGTGACCGTTGAATTTTTAAAAAGAGAGATCGATCAAGCCACTGCTCATCAACTGATGAAACTCAGTTATATGGCACTTCTCGTCTTGCTCTCTGGAATATTTGGGGCTATTTTCTTAACAAGAAGTATTCGAAAAGATACATTAGGGCTTGAACCGCATGAAATTGCTTCATTATATCGCGAGAGACAAGCCATGCTGATAGCAATTAAAGAAGGAATTATTGCGTTTGATCGCAAGGGAACTATCACGATGATGAACACATCCGCTGAAAAAATGCTGCATGTTTCTTCGGAACTGCCTCTTCATATTGATCAAGTTCTGCCAAAGGCAAATCTTCTATCCTATTTAACTTTAGAGACAATTGAACCTAACATAGAAACGGTGGTGAAGGATAAAACCTTTGTCTTAAATGTCAAAAAAGTGGTGCAGGAAAATAGAGTATTCGGGGGTATTGTGAGTTTTCGTGAAAAAACAGAGCTGACGAAACTGCTTGATACATTAACAGAGGTGAGTCAATATTCAGAAGACCTTAGAGCACAAACGCACGAGTTTTCAAATAAACTGTACGCCATTTTAGGCTTGCTTGAGCTGAAACAATTTGATGAAGCCATCGAATTGATTAAAGAAGAATATACCCTGCAAAATCGTCAGCATGATGTATTGATGAAGCAAATCCGTTCACCTAAAATACAAGCCATTTTACTTGGGAAGTTAGGAAAGGCGTCTGAGAAGAAAGTACATTTTCACATTGATGAGAACAGCTCGTTGGAACCGCTTCCGCCTCACATGAGCCTGTCTCATTTTATCACCATCATTGGCAATCTCGTAGATAATGCATTTGAGGCTGTCTTAAATAAGGAGAGACGAGAAGTTGATTTATTCATCACAGATATTGGATTTGATATTATTATAGAAGTTTCCGATTCAGGTGATGGAGTGAATGAAGAGGAGCTAAAGCACATTTTTACAAGAGGTCATTCATCAAAGGGAGAGGGACGAGGTTATGGTTTAGCTAATGTTAAAGAAGTACTAGACGAACTCGGGGGCTGGATTGAGGTAACGAACCAAAAAGAGGGCGGTGCCATATTCACTGTATACATACCGAAAGGCATAGAGGGGGAGTAA
- a CDS encoding exosporium glycoprotein BclB-related protein → MKRCRRCGNSYPTHSKDHYQKRSWYDAYKDDGWECDSCKKGKAGKQGKPVKNLCCGKDPCVCVIQSRSGSRGRRGPAGPTGPTGPTGPTGPGVGATGATGATGATGATGAAGATGATGATGATGATGDPGATGATGATGATGDPGATGATGDPGATGATGDPGATGATGDPGATGATGATGATGATGDPGATGATGATGATGATGDPGATGATGATGATGATGATGAAGATGATGATGATGATGATGATGAAGAAGATGATGATGDTGATGVTGATGATGATGDPGVTGATGATGATGATGATGAAGATGATGATGDTGATGFTGATGATGVTGATGATGATGDPGVTGATGATGATGATGATGATGATGATGATGATGATGVAGATGATGATGATGATGATGATGATGVAGATGATGATGVTGATGATGATGVTGVTGATGVTGATGVTGATGITGATGITGATGVTGATGITGATGITGATGDTGATGVTGVTGATGVTGATGVTGATGITGATGVTGPTGVTGASAIIPFASGLPVVLTTIAGGLVGTSSLVGFGNSATGVTILGGIIDLTGAAGTLLNMAFSVPRDGTITSFAGYFSTTAALALVGTSITITASLFASPTPNNSFTQVASVTLAPPLTGILTLGAISNGIATGLNVPVTAETRLLVVFSATATGVSLINTVAGYASAGLSIT, encoded by the coding sequence ATGAAAAGATGTAGACGATGTGGAAATTCATATCCAACTCATTCGAAAGACCATTACCAAAAAAGAAGCTGGTACGATGCGTATAAGGATGATGGATGGGAATGTGATAGCTGTAAGAAAGGAAAAGCAGGCAAACAAGGAAAACCAGTGAAAAACCTTTGTTGTGGAAAAGATCCGTGTGTTTGTGTAATTCAAAGTCGATCAGGAAGCAGAGGACGAAGAGGTCCAGCGGGTCCAACGGGTCCGACTGGTCCAACGGGTCCAACAGGACCAGGAGTAGGAGCCACCGGCGCCACAGGGGCCACAGGAGCGACCGGAGCCACAGGGGCGGCCGGCGCAACAGGGGCCACAGGAGCCACCGGAGCGACAGGGGCAACCGGAGATCCCGGAGCCACAGGAGCCACCGGAGCGACCGGAGCAACAGGAGATCCCGGCGCAACAGGAGCAACAGGAGATCCCGGCGCAACAGGAGCAACAGGAGATCCCGGCGCAACAGGAGCAACAGGAGATCCCGGCGCAACAGGAGCAACAGGAGCCACCGGAGCGACCGGAGCAACAGGAGATCCCGGCGCAACAGGAGCAACAGGAGCCACAGGGGCCACAGGAGCAACCGGAGATCCCGGCGCAACAGGGGCCACAGGAGCAACAGGAGCCACAGGGGCCACAGGAGCCACCGGAGCCGCCGGAGCAACCGGAGCAACCGGAGCAACAGGAGCCACAGGGGCCACAGGAGCCACAGGAGCCACCGGAGCCGCCGGAGCCGCCGGAGCAACCGGAGCAACCGGAGCAACAGGAGATACCGGAGCGACTGGAGTCACCGGAGCGACCGGAGCGACCGGAGCAACCGGAGATCCCGGCGTAACAGGGGCCACAGGAGCAACCGGAGCCACAGGGGCCACAGGAGCCACCGGAGCCGCCGGAGCAACCGGAGCAACCGGAGCAACAGGAGATACCGGAGCGACTGGATTCACCGGAGCGACCGGAGCAACCGGAGTCACCGGAGCCACAGGAGCAACCGGAGCAACCGGAGATCCCGGCGTAACAGGGGCCACAGGAGCAACCGGAGCCACAGGGGCCACAGGAGCCACCGGAGCAACCGGAGCCACAGGGGCCACAGGAGCCACAGGGGCCACAGGAGCCACCGGAGTCGCCGGAGCCACAGGAGCAACCGGAGCAACCGGAGCCACAGGGGCCACAGGAGCCACAGGGGCCACAGGAGCCACCGGAGTCGCCGGAGCCACAGGAGCAACCGGAGCGACCGGAGTCACTGGAGCGACCGGAGCAACCGGAGCGACCGGAGTCACTGGAGTCACCGGAGCAACAGGAGTCACCGGAGCAACCGGAGTCACCGGAGCAACAGGAATCACCGGAGCAACAGGAATCACCGGAGCAACCGGAGTCACCGGAGCAACAGGAATCACCGGAGCAACAGGAATCACCGGAGCAACCGGAGATACCGGAGCGACCGGAGTCACTGGAGTCACCGGAGCGACTGGAGTCACCGGAGCAACCGGAGTCACCGGAGCAACAGGAATCACCGGAGCAACCGGAGTAACAGGACCAACAGGCGTTACAGGAGCGAGTGCGATTATTCCGTTTGCATCAGGTTTACCTGTTGTTTTAACAACGATTGCAGGTGGTCTAGTTGGGACATCTAGTTTGGTTGGCTTTGGTAACTCTGCAACAGGTGTGACCATTCTAGGTGGTATCATTGATTTAACTGGTGCAGCCGGCACTCTATTAAATATGGCATTCTCTGTACCAAGGGATGGGACCATTACTTCATTTGCCGGATACTTTAGTACAACGGCAGCATTGGCTTTAGTCGGCACGAGTATTACGATCACAGCTAGCTTATTTGCTTCACCGACACCGAATAACAGTTTTACTCAAGTAGCGAGTGTCACGTTGGCACCGCCATTAACTGGGATTTTAACTCTTGGTGCCATTTCAAACGGTATTGCAACTGGTCTGAATGTGCCAGTTACAGCAGAAACAAGATTACTTGTTGTATTCTCTGCGACAGCGACAGGTGTATCCTTGATCAATACTGTAGCAGGTTATGCAAGTGCTGGTTTATCCATCACGTAA
- the ribD gene encoding bifunctional diaminohydroxyphosphoribosylaminopyrimidine deaminase/5-amino-6-(5-phosphoribosylamino)uracil reductase RibD, whose product MKDDVFYMKLAIANAKAMKGQTSPNPLVGAVLVQNGDIVGIGAHLKAGGPHAEIHALQMAGEKAKGADMYVTLEPCTHHGKTGPCTEALIKSGVKRVFIATKDPNPLVAGKGISLLKQAGIEVEEGLCKKEADRLNKPFFHLIQSDIPYVILKSAISIDGKIATAQKESKWITGKEAREDVQRLRQEADAVITGVETIIQDDASLIVKDKLVAQPIRVILDSTLRIPLQSKCLTDHMAETIICTSRTYDEKKYHQLVQKGYQVFVTNGVHRTDLYEVLKMLKERSIMSVLVEAGGSVSASFLEASLVNEAVIFMAPILIGGKDAPTLFEGEGVKKLKEAITPVEIEYSMVGKDLKMTMRFD is encoded by the coding sequence ATGAAAGACGATGTATTTTATATGAAATTAGCCATCGCTAATGCAAAGGCAATGAAAGGACAGACATCACCAAATCCGCTTGTTGGCGCAGTACTTGTTCAAAATGGTGACATTGTGGGGATTGGTGCCCACCTCAAAGCAGGTGGACCACATGCGGAAATTCATGCACTCCAAATGGCTGGAGAGAAGGCAAAGGGGGCTGACATGTATGTGACGCTTGAACCTTGTACTCACCACGGAAAAACAGGACCGTGTACAGAAGCCCTGATCAAGAGTGGTGTAAAACGTGTATTCATTGCGACTAAAGATCCGAACCCACTCGTTGCAGGAAAAGGGATCTCCCTTCTCAAGCAGGCAGGCATCGAAGTAGAAGAAGGATTGTGTAAAAAAGAAGCAGATCGATTGAATAAGCCTTTTTTTCATTTGATTCAATCTGACATTCCTTATGTCATACTGAAATCTGCTATATCAATAGATGGAAAAATAGCAACGGCTCAAAAAGAAAGTAAATGGATTACAGGAAAAGAAGCAAGAGAAGATGTGCAGCGTTTACGTCAAGAAGCAGATGCGGTAATAACGGGAGTAGAGACAATTATTCAAGATGATGCAAGTTTAATTGTAAAAGATAAATTAGTGGCCCAGCCAATCCGTGTCATTTTAGACTCAACATTAAGAATTCCACTTCAATCTAAATGCTTAACTGATCATATGGCGGAAACAATTATTTGTACGTCACGAACGTACGATGAAAAAAAATATCATCAGCTTGTGCAGAAAGGTTATCAGGTTTTTGTGACAAATGGGGTACACCGGACAGATTTATATGAAGTGTTAAAGATGCTCAAAGAACGCTCCATCATGTCGGTACTTGTAGAGGCAGGCGGCAGCGTTAGTGCATCGTTTCTAGAAGCATCACTGGTCAACGAAGCCGTCATCTTTATGGCACCTATATTGATTGGTGGAAAGGATGCACCTACTTTATTTGAAGGAGAGGGTGTGAAAAAGCTGAAAGAAGCGATCACTCCAGTTGAAATTGAATATAGTATGGTAGGTAAAGATCTGAAAATGACGATGAGATTTGATTAA
- a CDS encoding WD40 repeat domain-containing protein — MHRGPITSVLSSQHDQIVYTGGYDRCIYKWDRTTGEGTFIGSHDHIINSLSLSENEKYLASASSDYTIQLYDTATDKLIRTLYGHADDVEAVAFAKQDTLLVSVSRDRRCLVWDIETGAILREFHGHSKDVLAVWVHGDKAYTTGDDGYVLVWLYETGEIVGEIGPFDYELDTISGSNQKEVFALGRDDGTVIIYDATTLQEKKIIKAHLQGVKRVNFSPSGNNLLTAGYDHLIKLWNYETGELIHTLLPHKYQWERSLVWTEDEKAILGASFGKTYCEWSIAEGKVISDDLEMATPSINDIAITEAGDIITASDDGKFRKNGIEIAKSTGVLTNGVAVARDGSYYAWGDHASQVHIVHEPLQQMVSFDLNTGPVNSVYFHEEDRQFYIGTYGGYVHVISTEHLKEIGRAKAHDCAVKALKVEGEYIITAAVAGTICLLDKKSLSLKAEYIGATELLNDVFIDSKRDRIAIVSRDKNVRLFDLHTGRILAQHNQHQYSIKSVTVTDSGYIVSGDYWGYIVVWNPDLDYNSGPIRIAQNGISAIRQLKNDVYASSYDGGIYHIREDGTHTEVLRLFEQFPKEVISH, encoded by the coding sequence ATGCATAGAGGACCAATTACGTCTGTTTTATCATCTCAACATGACCAAATTGTATACACTGGTGGATATGATCGCTGTATTTATAAATGGGACCGGACAACAGGTGAAGGGACTTTCATTGGCAGTCATGACCATATCATCAACTCCTTATCACTTTCTGAAAATGAAAAATATCTGGCTAGTGCTTCTTCAGACTACACCATCCAGCTTTATGATACAGCTACCGATAAATTGATTCGAACACTATATGGCCATGCTGATGATGTAGAAGCGGTCGCATTTGCAAAGCAGGATACCTTGCTTGTATCCGTATCGAGAGATAGAAGATGCTTAGTATGGGATATTGAAACGGGTGCTATTTTAAGGGAATTTCATGGACACAGTAAAGATGTGTTGGCCGTTTGGGTTCATGGTGATAAAGCCTATACAACAGGTGATGATGGCTATGTACTAGTATGGCTATATGAGACAGGGGAAATCGTTGGTGAAATTGGACCTTTTGATTATGAATTAGATACGATTAGCGGAAGCAATCAAAAAGAAGTTTTTGCTCTTGGCAGAGACGATGGCACAGTAATCATTTATGATGCTACAACCTTACAAGAGAAAAAAATCATAAAAGCACATTTACAGGGCGTTAAGCGTGTGAACTTTTCTCCGAGCGGCAATAATTTGCTAACAGCTGGTTATGACCATCTGATAAAGCTGTGGAACTATGAAACTGGTGAATTGATCCATACACTGTTGCCTCATAAATATCAATGGGAACGCTCACTAGTCTGGACTGAAGACGAGAAGGCAATATTAGGGGCGAGCTTTGGAAAAACATATTGTGAATGGTCAATTGCAGAAGGTAAAGTGATATCAGACGATCTTGAAATGGCCACACCGTCTATTAATGATATTGCGATTACTGAAGCTGGAGATATTATCACTGCATCAGATGACGGAAAATTCAGAAAAAATGGAATTGAAATTGCCAAATCAACAGGCGTACTGACAAATGGGGTGGCCGTCGCAAGGGACGGAAGCTATTACGCATGGGGGGATCATGCAAGTCAAGTGCATATTGTGCATGAACCCTTGCAACAAATGGTCTCTTTTGATCTCAACACAGGACCTGTAAACAGTGTGTATTTTCACGAGGAGGATCGACAATTCTACATTGGTACTTACGGTGGTTATGTCCATGTGATCTCAACAGAACACTTAAAGGAAATTGGTAGGGCAAAAGCACATGATTGTGCTGTAAAAGCGTTAAAAGTAGAGGGAGAGTATATTATCACAGCGGCAGTAGCAGGGACCATCTGTCTGCTAGATAAGAAGAGTTTATCATTAAAAGCGGAATATATAGGCGCAACAGAACTATTAAATGATGTGTTTATTGACAGTAAAAGAGATCGTATTGCTATTGTAAGCCGTGACAAAAATGTCAGACTGTTTGATTTGCATACAGGAAGAATATTAGCCCAGCACAATCAGCACCAATATTCCATTAAATCAGTCACTGTCACCGATTCTGGCTATATTGTGAGCGGTGATTATTGGGGATATATCGTTGTATGGAATCCAGATCTAGATTACAATTCCGGCCCAATCAGAATTGCGCAAAATGGGATTAGCGCCATCAGGCAATTGAAAAATGATGTGTATGCAAGCTCATATGACGGCGGTATTTATCATATTAGAGAAGATGGTACGCATACGGAAGTGTTACGCCTATTTGAACAATTTCCTAAAGAAGTGATCTCTCATTAA
- a CDS encoding SUMF1/EgtB/PvdO family nonheme iron enzyme, with the protein MKLDINWIKIPSGYATIGSNEEDMKKASEYWKDKLLNPTYGREKKFQKWLYKEFPSYQPYINEFFISDTVVTNELYQSYCDDTGQTYPESLTNIELGGGKDHPAWGMDIDEAFLFCEWLSGKLGYEVSIPSEEEWEYAARGNTRNQYPWGDEFHPSYCNTHEAGIGKTTPVRHYEKGRSLFGLYDMGGNVEEWVNSTYHVYEGGIEVVDDLTETLGNDYYILKGGSFARGGDLCRVARRHGKHPDPVFRFTGFRLITREKQKIKVGV; encoded by the coding sequence GTGAAACTCGATATCAATTGGATTAAAATCCCCAGTGGCTATGCAACGATTGGAAGTAATGAAGAAGATATGAAAAAGGCATCAGAGTATTGGAAGGACAAGCTCCTGAATCCAACATATGGCCGTGAGAAAAAATTTCAGAAATGGCTGTACAAAGAATTTCCATCATATCAGCCGTATATCAACGAATTTTTTATATCAGACACTGTTGTAACCAATGAACTGTATCAAAGCTATTGTGATGATACAGGTCAGACATATCCAGAGAGCTTGACGAACATTGAGCTAGGCGGGGGAAAAGATCATCCTGCTTGGGGCATGGACATTGATGAAGCATTTTTATTTTGTGAGTGGCTGAGCGGGAAGCTTGGATATGAGGTTTCGATACCTAGTGAGGAAGAGTGGGAGTATGCCGCCCGTGGAAATACGAGAAATCAATATCCGTGGGGAGACGAGTTCCATCCGTCTTATTGTAATACACATGAGGCAGGCATCGGAAAAACAACGCCTGTACGTCATTACGAAAAAGGCAGATCCCTTTTTGGACTTTATGATATGGGAGGTAATGTAGAGGAATGGGTAAATTCTACTTACCATGTATATGAAGGCGGTATTGAGGTAGTGGACGATTTAACAGAAACGCTTGGCAACGATTATTACATTCTGAAAGGCGGCTCCTTCGCAAGAGGTGGAGATTTATGCAGAGTGGCAAGAAGACATGGAAAACACCCTGATCCAGTTTTCCGTTTTACTGGTTTTCGTCTAATCACACGTGAAAAACAAAAAATTAAGGTGGGAGTGTAA
- a CDS encoding GTP cyclohydrolase II produces the protein MNKFIAELQSMIHHFTFHQKDYLLVGPVTLPISIQHEEVQFKWYAFSPVDQDVKPTIETIVQMSTTQQTFSSCLLFGDFDNEVPPLVRIHSVCQTGDVFGSLKCDCGPQLALSLKKIKDYGKGMLVYMANQEGRSIGLMAKALTYKLQEMKLDTFEANRLIGCGDDDRHYEEAAAVLQFLNQGKPLHLLTNNPDKVDSIAAYGLHVLRFDHTVEASEYNEAYLKAKVASGHMVDEKKLINQ, from the coding sequence ATGAACAAGTTTATTGCTGAATTACAATCAATGATTCATCATTTTACATTTCATCAAAAAGACTATTTGCTCGTGGGACCAGTGACCTTGCCGATCTCTATTCAACATGAAGAAGTGCAGTTCAAATGGTACGCGTTTTCACCTGTTGATCAAGACGTAAAGCCGACGATTGAGACAATTGTACAGATGAGTACCACACAACAAACATTTTCCTCTTGCCTCTTATTTGGCGATTTTGATAATGAGGTGCCGCCACTTGTGCGAATTCATAGTGTTTGCCAAACAGGGGATGTATTTGGATCACTGAAATGTGATTGTGGACCACAGCTTGCTTTATCGCTGAAAAAGATAAAAGATTACGGCAAAGGAATGCTGGTTTATATGGCCAACCAAGAAGGGCGTTCCATCGGTCTTATGGCAAAAGCATTAACGTATAAATTGCAGGAAATGAAACTCGATACGTTTGAGGCCAATCGCCTCATCGGCTGTGGAGATGATGATCGACATTACGAGGAAGCAGCCGCCGTTTTACAATTTCTAAATCAAGGGAAACCATTGCACCTTTTGACAAACAATCCGGATAAAGTCGACTCGATTGCTGCTTACGGTCTTCATGTTTTACGGTTTGATCATACGGTAGAAGCATCTGAATATAATGAAGCTTATTTAAAGGCGAAGGTAGCCTCAGGACACATGGTTGATGAGAAGAAGTTAATTAATCAGTAG
- a CDS encoding methyltransferase domain-containing protein — protein sequence MKKALYHEDSRLYLEKMRVAFKEHYQQRTDMWSTDPSLTDAAEISLKAWRSRGKDELASVLDIGCGNGRALEHLNGLSKYVGIDLYQHEEWEVLKKKETVPVQFFHEDFMSWSLNQEGQTLFDLILDHGCFHHQHPDDHERYLKQVFALLREGGVFSLVVWGEEWKTGLIGEDGRFHFSFSDSQLGEKICKSGLELVSITPLKAKAGLSQHHVIAVKL from the coding sequence ATGAAAAAGGCTTTGTACCATGAAGACAGCCGTTTGTATTTAGAAAAGATGCGTGTTGCATTCAAAGAACACTATCAACAAAGAACGGACATGTGGTCCACTGATCCGTCATTGACAGATGCAGCCGAAATATCATTAAAAGCTTGGCGTTCAAGGGGAAAAGATGAACTTGCTTCTGTCTTAGATATTGGGTGCGGGAATGGCCGGGCACTTGAGCATTTAAATGGACTTTCAAAGTATGTTGGTATTGATCTTTATCAACATGAGGAGTGGGAGGTTCTGAAGAAAAAAGAAACGGTTCCAGTCCAATTTTTTCACGAAGACTTTATGTCATGGTCGCTCAATCAGGAAGGACAGACACTGTTTGATTTAATTTTGGATCATGGCTGTTTTCATCATCAACATCCGGATGATCATGAACGTTATTTAAAGCAGGTATTTGCTCTGCTTCGTGAAGGAGGCGTCTTTTCACTTGTTGTATGGGGAGAAGAGTGGAAAACAGGATTAATAGGAGAAGATGGTCGATTTCATTTTTCATTTTCAGATTCTCAGCTTGGAGAGAAAATTTGTAAATCAGGTCTTGAGCTTGTTTCCATTACACCATTGAAAGCAAAGGCCGGGTTAAGTCAACATCATGTTATTGCTGTGAAACTCTAG
- a CDS encoding general stress protein: MKPVVREYSNDEALQRDIEQLKELGVAREDIYVLAHDDDRTERIAGNADANTIGSKEVGLKHAVGHIFSKKGDELRNKIHEIGFSKEEAETFEEHLDEGKVLLFVTDHEKVKSWA; this comes from the coding sequence ATGAAACCTGTAGTAAGAGAATACTCTAATGATGAAGCACTTCAACGAGATATTGAGCAATTAAAAGAACTCGGAGTTGCAAGAGAGGACATTTATGTTCTGGCGCATGATGATGACAGAACAGAGCGTATTGCTGGGAACGCAGACGCCAATACCATTGGTTCAAAGGAAGTTGGACTGAAACACGCTGTTGGTCATATCTTCAGCAAGAAGGGTGACGAGCTTCGCAATAAAATTCATGAGATTGGTTTCTCTAAAGAAGAAGCAGAAACCTTTGAAGAACATTTAGATGAAGGGAAAGTCCTTCTATTTGTGACAGACCACGAAAAAGTGAAATCATGGGCATAA
- a CDS encoding YfmB family protein, whose translation MYYFSAEQQFNAWVVSDLVKQLFNKWNPEETSAQPLTLFAEQHFHISIDYLFSIIINIGDIESIEQDPQDLLSSYLNILFPFVTRDMMKASMQNANEYLLKERDADVYKLFASLPPFLSVSLQKK comes from the coding sequence ATTTATTACTTTTCAGCTGAACAGCAGTTTAATGCTTGGGTTGTCAGTGATTTGGTGAAACAGCTTTTTAACAAGTGGAATCCTGAAGAAACAAGTGCGCAGCCGCTTACACTGTTTGCTGAGCAGCACTTTCACATCTCCATTGATTATCTATTCTCTATTATTATAAACATTGGAGATATTGAATCGATTGAGCAAGATCCGCAAGACTTGTTGTCATCATACTTGAATATCCTTTTCCCTTTTGTGACGCGCGATATGATGAAAGCCTCCATGCAAAATGCAAATGAATATCTCTTGAAAGAACGTGATGCTGATGTATATAAGCTGTTTGCTTCTCTTCCACCATTTCTCTCTGTCTCTCTTCAAAAAAAGTAG
- a CDS encoding NADP-dependent oxidoreductase codes for MSNQQQIQLAKRPKGLPTTDVFHFETVDIPVPQDGEVLIKTKYVSVDPYMRGRMQDTKSYTPPFKLNEVIQGGVVGEIVESKSPLFKKGDFVLGFLGWQEYSTAKAESLTKIDPSIAPISYYLGILGMPGQTAYFGLLSIGQPKKGETVVVSGAAGAVGSVVGQIAKIKGAHVVGIAGSDDKLAYLKELGFDETINYKTTDDMDEAIAKACPNGVDVYFDNVGGNISDAVMNHLNRFARIPVCGAISSYNISASEDIGPRVQTKLIKTSALMQGFIVANYADRFEEAAKDLAQWVKEDKLTYKETILEGFDRIPDAFIGLFKGENVGKQLVKIS; via the coding sequence ATGAGCAACCAGCAACAAATTCAATTAGCTAAACGCCCAAAAGGTTTACCAACAACAGATGTTTTTCATTTTGAAACAGTCGATATCCCAGTGCCACAGGATGGTGAAGTACTGATTAAAACGAAATATGTATCTGTAGATCCTTATATGAGAGGAAGAATGCAGGATACAAAATCATATACACCACCGTTTAAACTGAATGAAGTGATTCAAGGCGGTGTTGTAGGAGAAATTGTTGAATCTAAATCACCTCTATTTAAAAAAGGTGATTTCGTTCTTGGATTCCTTGGTTGGCAAGAATATTCAACTGCAAAAGCCGAGTCCCTTACAAAAATCGATCCATCCATCGCTCCAATATCGTATTACTTAGGCATTTTAGGCATGCCTGGACAAACAGCCTATTTTGGACTTCTTTCCATTGGTCAGCCGAAAAAAGGCGAGACTGTTGTCGTTTCTGGAGCAGCAGGTGCCGTTGGTTCAGTTGTAGGACAGATCGCTAAAATCAAAGGCGCACATGTTGTTGGGATCGCAGGATCTGATGATAAACTCGCCTATTTAAAAGAGCTTGGCTTTGATGAAACCATTAACTATAAGACAACAGATGATATGGATGAAGCCATTGCAAAAGCTTGTCCCAACGGTGTAGATGTATACTTTGACAATGTGGGTGGCAACATTTCAGATGCGGTGATGAACCATTTGAATCGTTTTGCACGCATCCCAGTCTGTGGTGCCATTTCCTCTTACAACATTAGTGCAAGCGAGGATATCGGGCCACGTGTGCAAACAAAACTCATTAAAACAAGTGCATTGATGCAAGGATTCATTGTGGCCAACTATGCAGATCGTTTTGAAGAAGCGGCAAAGGATTTAGCTCAATGGGTCAAAGAAGATAAACTGACTTATAAAGAAACCATTCTCGAAGGATTTGATCGAATCCCTGATGCTTTCATTGGACTATTCAAAGGCGAGAATGTTGGAAAACAGCTTGTGAAAATTTCATAA